A window from Thiomonas sp. FB-Cd encodes these proteins:
- a CDS encoding TolC family protein: MRPMRSVLASGLLAVAVAWVCVPTLAQSAPGQQQAPTQAPPAAAALQPGLAGRESLVSLAALPDPSLPQPQVLDALLSDAPMLREAQSLKEAAAQNGQVLRSGTQEFTGQAQVQQRRIDTAPDAGTYAEWQLLLSRPIRLPSQTQADVRMAGALTHAADATLIDVRQTLLQGALTAWFQAQLTQADVVLVKDNLALLHAQVQALHRRNALGDASVLELEQLQAEEARAQSALVLAQGLAESTRNALTTRYPAFADDSQLVGQPGSAAQLSLPALPVDALRTLVEQHSARLAQDRARLQEAQAAAEQAHAARTPQPTVGAYLGSDRGGREHIVGLQFSMPFGGAARVARERSALAEVDAAQWRLQDARAQTLAAFARLYALARSQASGALALARASQVQNQASARMLRAYQLGEAGVSDWLVARRSALDAVRQALQARFDAAESAASLRLQAGLLLNRADVANEPPRAAAVPASEPDRQK, translated from the coding sequence ATGCGCCCGATGCGCTCTGTCCTAGCCAGCGGCTTGCTCGCCGTGGCCGTTGCATGGGTCTGCGTGCCAACTTTGGCGCAATCCGCTCCAGGCCAGCAGCAAGCGCCTACTCAGGCTCCCCCGGCCGCGGCCGCCCTGCAACCCGGTCTTGCAGGGCGTGAGTCCCTTGTATCCCTGGCGGCTCTTCCCGATCCCTCGCTGCCGCAGCCACAGGTGCTTGACGCGCTGCTGAGCGACGCACCCATGCTGCGCGAGGCCCAGTCCTTGAAAGAGGCTGCCGCACAAAACGGGCAGGTGCTGCGCTCGGGCACGCAAGAGTTCACCGGCCAGGCGCAGGTGCAGCAGCGCCGCATCGACACGGCGCCCGACGCGGGAACCTACGCGGAGTGGCAACTGCTTCTCAGTCGGCCAATCCGGCTGCCATCGCAAACACAAGCCGACGTTCGCATGGCCGGCGCTCTCACCCATGCGGCGGATGCCACGTTGATCGATGTCCGCCAAACGCTGCTGCAAGGCGCGCTCACCGCCTGGTTCCAGGCGCAACTGACCCAGGCCGATGTGGTGCTCGTCAAGGACAACCTCGCGCTGCTGCATGCGCAGGTCCAGGCACTGCACCGCCGCAACGCTTTGGGGGACGCCAGTGTGCTGGAGTTGGAGCAACTGCAGGCCGAGGAGGCGCGGGCCCAGTCTGCGCTGGTGCTCGCTCAGGGACTCGCCGAGAGTACGCGCAACGCATTGACAACCCGCTATCCGGCATTTGCCGACGACTCGCAACTCGTCGGGCAACCCGGCAGTGCCGCGCAACTGAGTCTGCCAGCGCTTCCTGTCGATGCCCTGCGCACACTCGTTGAGCAGCACAGCGCAAGACTGGCGCAAGATCGTGCTCGGCTGCAAGAGGCGCAGGCTGCAGCCGAACAGGCGCACGCTGCCCGCACCCCGCAGCCCACGGTTGGCGCCTATCTCGGCTCGGACCGCGGAGGGCGCGAGCACATCGTGGGCCTCCAGTTTTCCATGCCGTTCGGCGGTGCGGCGCGGGTGGCGCGCGAGCGAAGCGCGTTGGCCGAGGTCGACGCGGCCCAGTGGCGGCTGCAGGATGCGCGGGCACAAACGCTTGCAGCTTTCGCAAGGCTGTATGCCCTTGCACGATCGCAAGCCAGCGGTGCGCTGGCGTTGGCGCGTGCCTCGCAGGTTCAGAACCAGGCCAGTGCGCGCATGCTGCGCGCCTACCAGCTGGGCGAGGCGGGCGTCTCCGATTGGCTTGTCGCGCGGCGCAGCGCTTTGGACGCCGTGCGCCAGGCACTGCAGGCGCGTTTCGA